The sequence TTCAAATTGTGATggtgtttttaaaaaaaaacagcagCTGCACTACTGTTGATGCTTTTGGTATGAATGGAATTTATTTGAAGCCAGGGTGGGCACAAGAAATATGTTCACAATAAATAAACACCAGCCCTCTGGCAATAGCATACTTCAAAAGTGAAAAAAGGCAATTACAAAATAAACAATTTGAGCAATTAAAAGCTGTGAACCCATTCTCTGTTACTAGTTGATAATAGACATTGGGCTCTGTGTGGACTGAGAGCACAAGAACAAAAAATGAAATAACCAGATTTCCTGAATATTGTCAATCTGATGTGGGGAGCATGAGGAAAGCATGCATAGCCTCCAAAATACATTTATTATCTAGGTACGGTAATAGCATAATTAAGTAAATCTTCACTTCTATAGCACAAGGTATCTAGATGttaacacacagcacacacatacacacaaacacacaaaaaaattatgtgTGCATTGATAGCAGCATCACTAGCAATTTTATTCAAAACGCACAACAAGGATATACGCCTACTTACAGAACACATGTGAACCACATGACATCATCTAAATGGTAGACTACATATATCACACTTTAATGGTTGATTTATAATTCTTTACTATAAAACAGATTTGACGAAACCCCACAATGAACCAAATTAAGTTCCAGGTCACATTTCTTTATCCataacacaaacacatacaaacCATGTACATGATCATTTAAGGTATGACATCTTAACATTGCCTACTAAGGGATACGATACTACGCAATTAAGGACAACAAGGGGTATCACCTAGTTGGAGACAACATAAAATATTTCACCCACATGTTAACATTTGTTCTGCCTCCCTTACACAAAATGCTTCACTGTTATTCTCCAGTACCTTATAAGCACAAGCACAGTTTCAAAAACACTGAGGTAAGCTAGAAAACATATTAGAAACAAGTTAACAAAACTTAAGCCATAGAAATGAAGTGGGGCATCCCAACTGTTGAATGGAAGCTGTTTTATAACAAGCAAAGTGGAAGAAATGTCCAGACAAAGAGACAGGATACAAATATAATTCATACACTCTCAATAAGGCCTTACAACCATTTTACTGTGGGCTTATAGAATCCTTGGTGACATGAAACAAAGGAAAATAAGCCTGACAGATGTGATAAAACCAATAGAATCACTATGGCAGATATCACATCAGACAATATAGTGTAATATCACACACACTTAATGCTGCAACTTCAGTACTTGAATATCTAATCCAAGATTTCTAATTAGTGCCTATTACTTAATTACACTGGGACTTAGAATCAACATCACCTTTAAAGGAATGCGAGACTACAAGAGCAAGCGTAAACAAGTATGCTTAGTCTACAGAAAAACAGTGAAGGGCCACACAGCATACAAGGCCTAGGAATTTGTTTTTCATTGGCCTATCAACCCTACGCACAGCAAACGCAAATAGCAGTGATATGTTTGATGCGTGGTAAACCCTTTCAAGACTTTCCACAAAGTGGAAATCactgcacacaacacacatcctTACCTCGGTTCTGTTTTTGCTGGATTGAGCCGCTGCTGTTGTGGCGGTCATTTTCCTTCGTTAGATTCAAATGACCGTTGAAGATCTGTACTGTTTACTAATAGCACAACGAGTGGAAAATATACCCGGAAACTATCGAAGACATTCTCTTCTATTTGGCAGTCAGACCACTGCTCCCATTTAAAATCCCGGCCTTAGACTTCCGTGATTTAATGCGCGCTTGATTTACATTCGCGGTCACTTTTAGGCGCAAGGGGCGGAGGAATCCATAGTGTGGGTTTATGCCAATGGATCAAGTTAAGATGACTCGAGTGGTCAGTAAGCATGATATGTCATACAGACCTTATCAGTAACACTGTAGGTTGTGATCGTCCAGTGCTGAGAGATTTAGTAAAGCACGTGATACCCTTTGTGGCTAATCATTGGTACTAGAGTTGTTGGACCCAAAGTATGTCAGAAAATGAACTGAACATTATTGAAGAGGACACTAAGAATGACACCAAAACGTGTTGTAGgaaaatgtttagtaaatggcTGAACAAGGATAGGTTAGCTAGTTGGGATAAATTGATAGAAGCTCTTACACTTGTTGGGCTGAAGAATGTTGCCTTCAACAGGAGTTAATAAAAGGTGAAATTAGTTTATTTTCATGGGTCAAATAGTGTACTACAAAAAGTTAGTGAAGCCAAGGTTGCAATTGATGCTAGCATCTACTGGGATTTTTTTCCAGCTCAATTGTCTTTCAACACATGCACTACATAACTACATAGGCACTGAAGTTTTATCGTTTGCACTCTCGTGTGAccacgttgcatttgagcagtaccgtatgATTGGTAGCCTAATAACTATTATCTTTATTACTAACTAATTATGCTTTCAAGCAAGTAGTGGCTACACTACAGGCTTTGTTTTGTgctaacaagtataaggaaaatttaagaattttaagatcatggaaaataaagtagggaCAAGGGAGTTCGCCTACACCTtcagatatgctagtggacaaTCAATCCCTAATTTGGTCTTAATTcttttttcttacacttgtttcTTAATAACAATGACTGGTAAGCCCATGCATCCCACATCAacagaaaggatggtgccagcgCAGGGTTTTATTTGGGGGGAGGGGGCAGGGTAcacttgcccccccccccccccccccccccccatcacaATGCAACAGAAGCAAGTCTAAAATGCTGGAGTGGCATGTACCTCAAAATGCACCAGAAGCAATCTAAGAGagtttaattaaaatacaaaattttcTGGTCACATTTCAGGTACCTAAGAATGCACTAGAAGTGATCTACATAATATAAGAATTTAAAATGCAAAGATTTTCTGGAATGGCATCAGGTGTACTTGAGAATGCACCAGCAATCTGACAGTCTAGTGGGCATGGCCTCTAGAATGCTGTGCAAATAAAAGTAAGTACAGAGATGCTTACACTATCGCCCACTCCCTTCCCCCTTCAGTCATTTTGTAGATCAAGGTCTGCAAAGATAATGTTCTGAACGTGTgtcccaaatatcaattactgactggaatgtgaagtgaccattacgcttcgctttcagctatttcacagtgttacaaacaaagaacagtaggagaagcacctctgcaatcaatttagTTACCACGGAATATACATAGGGAAACCATTGAGCTACCacgacacaaaggaggacaaaggtaaggccacgatgtgtgtattgtacatactgcggtatgccaaaaggaacctgtcaggctgaagcggcGTTGAACAGTGGAAAaattcaagcccatagccttagccatcaTGCTAGCGCCATTGTAGCCTTAGCAGCAAAACTAATGTGTTTGCACAAACTATGGAGAGATTATGAAACGTAAATGACTTGCCAAATAGCTTTCCTGCAGCTTTTTGAAAATCAAATGTGTAACTCACATCAAATCAAATGGCCGTTCACAATTACTAATATAACATTGTGATAGCAACCGTCACAGCATATAGCACTGCTTAATTTATAGTTTCACTATAAGATACAACACGAGACATCTTGTTATCTAGTTTGTTAATCATTACAAAGGTGTAGCCATCAGTTGAGATAGCAATCAGGTGGTGTAGATGGCATCTAGCTTCTCTCCTGTAGATCATCGTGATGATGCAGTTGTCAGTGAGGCAACGTTGTAGTGTAGTGAGGTAGGGCACATTAGTACCACTGACTGAACCTGATGGTCATTAATCAGAGCAGGAGAATGAAGTCACCTTCTGACTGTAATGATACCAGTGAAGAGCGTGGAGTAAAGCAAGCCATCAATTTTATCGGACactaataatatacaaaaatcagtaattttacagaatatgtatatatatagtataagGAAAGTACATTTGCTCCATTACATAAGATAGCTACAGTTTGAAAGAATGTGGATAAATAAGTGGATTACTTACATAACTTCATTGTATTCAAACTTAATCATTGACTGTACAGATATAAGTAGTGGTAACTGGAGTGCAGATGATTGAGCCATTATACACACAGTATTGTTGCAAAACATTCACACATCCTCCGCTAGGATGCTGTACGTAGCACGTACCTGGCATGGTGGATCCAGAGAGATGCATAGGGGACACCCTCTCTCCCTATGAACCGAGGTTTTCATGCAGGTTGAAACATTCTAGTAGGACAGTCACCATTAAGAATCCTTTAAGAAAGTTTACTGGTGAGTATGATAGCTTGGTGCTGTGCTACAGGTACTGCCCAGCCCCCAGTAGCTATGTTTACGTAAAACACTCATGGAAATCACTGGAGATTTTACAATATTAAAAATgaatgaaattttgaaatttgcaTGCATGGAATCTCCAAATTTCATAGGTTGCCTACTCATGAAGTTGAACCTCGTCCAATGAAATGATGTTATGGACAAATATGGCTGTATCGTATAGCCAAAATATTTCGAGGGAGGAAAACTGTTGTTGATTTCATGGCTTGGGGGttaccagtgaaaattttattcttTAAATATTTAGACCTTCATGTGTATAACTCTTAGGATAGTAGCATGTTAGCCTTTTTTATTGTATACACAATAGTTTGATGTGCGGATCATATTTACATTGTACATTCTATAATACCAGACAACCAGTCATCACTATCAGAAGATTTAACTGATGAGCCAGTAGCTACTGAGAAGGGAAGGAAGAGGACAAACTCTAAGAGTGGACAAACTACAACAAGGAAGAAATCCCTTAGTTCTGAATCAGGTAATGTTTCTGACATGGTATATTCTCTGTAGCATGACTACAGATtaaaattattatacagtacagtctTGTAGGTATCGTGATTGTTTGAGCTTTCCTGCCCAAggtatcacccaaaaaccagtcttaATATTCCTTCATGAaacttagcagtattggttggggAAGCACTTATCGTGGGTCCCATATGTGGCCCTATTTACAAGGTTTCACTGgttgcataattatgtatttatttatttaggctttacagcacaagtgctgaaggtctgtaggacacctggtcctacagcctgtaaAAGatgttatatgtgacccagtctgggaaaaccgacCCAGTCTAGGAAAACcagcccatgtcagcagattggatttttcacccagaacacaaagctacatgaataaactacctaacttcacaatcaaaatcagctagacgtgagtggtctggttttgctggctgctttcccaagcccagtggtgatccataCATGTGGTGTGGGGTCTTAatagagctctggtcagcctggggatggctgtgtatggctgtacagctctccgtggtgttgaatgaaTACCTCTGCCCTGAATTtcttttcattttagccagtttggCCCATAACATGGCCTAATTCATcactacgccttccttttcaatttttaaaatagcctcttgccctccttccgggcccctgcctccctccccttttggagctcacctgatacagtcaaccacagttctaaaatggtgggaaacttagttgttggctacatGCACAGTgcatgctctggaaggtaaggaattggtataaaacgtgtaaaagtttggtacacatagcttcaaccattggcaagctacgacacactaaatacttaaaaccagcatttctcaatacttttaaataggcgataagatcAAATtttccagactgggtcacatattaagtgtgtttgaaatggcgcagaaaagaaaaaaaaatccatgattggacctgggcagcctcgaacctgcagccatccgatttacactcaaacgcttacaggtggtcagggtgttttctccttgtcaattttatgtatatgtatccataggaactctagagagagTGACTTACAGtattatctcaaagtatccCATACACCCACGTACATACGTGTACATCCTGTATCAACTatttgggtcattccatgtcaaatcaccgagaaattgtagggtcacctctcggattttgacaaaacttggtgtgtttgtagtacctatggtgctcatcacccattccaatttttagcctcatacaccacatagattctgatttatgaccacaaatattttgaatatttcatgaaaaattagTTCGTCTTGAGtgacaaaatcaactgtagctcaccactgtgttaatattttaaaataaaatttccagCGATTAAAGACTTTAATTGATAGTTCAAGTAATCCATgaactatgggatatcaatttaattaaggttcaaaaaagctccattaaaaactttaatcattaatatttcaaaaaaagtgctgcttcaaattctttgaattttttagtaaataatcattaggttatggtctattgttgataaaaatttggtggtggggccacaatgggtccaagagatataattaaatatgttgtggtatgtagtggaaataggagtgtacacctctaataaccactgctgataaggccatgccaactttgtcttacacaatgaaggtgtccaagtacagtgcaacctgtattagtgaccacctgtattgaaaaaccacgcaatttatttagttgtaTAGTTTTCAAATGCAGCCAGTTTATATAGCTTGCAAAGGCAGTACAATGACCAGCTAATGATACCACGTCAGTTATTCAATTGGGCATGTATAGCAACATACTTGTCACTTACTTTgggtattgtaacaatgaaaaTTATTTGAGATGATAGGGACGTTACTTTCAACTCTCCATGGTATGATAAAACCACTCTTTTGTGCCAATCTCAGAAAGCAGAgtggaaataaaattttactcataATCTGATGTTTTCAGGAAAGAGAGAGTTGTTCTAGCAAAAAATGAAGTTTTACCAGAATTGATTGTTGGATTTGTCACTTGTTTACAAGAAGAGAATCGGTGGTGACACTTTGCAGTGACACTAGGAAGTAAAGCTGACATTTCTGCAGTCCATCAAACTTGTTCAAGTATTCAGAGCCCCAGaatatccacactataccaatggatgacattctaactctcgtagacccaaggacaagaGGTAGTTGTGTGTACTCTGACAAAAAAGAAATGGCTTTTGCTACCAAACATCATCACACTGTAtcaccacagtaacaaacttgtgTTACATGCCTTTGTCACAACctgtttatatatgcatacatttaaCTTGCAGTTGAATCAAAGAGTCTTGTGTGTCTGCAAACCTAAATCAACAGAATGGGCTTCAAGGTGTACAATACTGCATGGGATCTACTACATGTATAATACCACAAACACCGCTAACTATCTATCTCATAATCCCATAGAGACCCCTagaagctgaaactttaactAATAGGTGAATGTTGTCAAATATTCAAAATTTTAATCAGCACTTTTTGGTAGAGCAAAGGTCAAAGATTAGAAGAGGTAGTTAATTATCAACTTCAGCAAATTAAGCTGTTAAATATACCAAACGAAAGCTTTTTCTTTGAGCTTTAAAGTGGTGTAATTCATTTTATAAACACCTAAGTTATGATGCTTTGAATGatcacaagtacagcaaaaatagtaTGCTAAATAAGCCATTTCTGGGAAACCATACAAGCAATGGGTGAAGGGATACATGACCACTTGGATACCCACCCACCGAATTTTGTCAAATTCCGAGGGGGCCATGtgcaaaactttggtgaactgatATGGAATTACCCAATGCATACAGTAAATccaactaaataaattgcagcacaaaggtggtctttcaatacaggtggtcactaatacaggttgcactgtacttggacaccgTCATTGCGTAAGACAAAGTTGACATGGCCTTATcagcagtggttattagagATATACgctcccatatagcaataatagactacaaaattccactacataccacaacatatttaattatatctcttgaacccattgtgtccccactacaaaaattttatcaacaatagaccataacctaattattatttactaaaaaattcaaagaaattgaagcagcacttttttgaaatattaagaatcaaagtttttaatggagcctttttgaactttaattaaattgatatcccatagtttatggattacttgaactattaattaacagtctttaattgctgaaatttttattttaaaatattaacacagtggtgagctacagttgattttgtcaCTCAAGAcgaaccaatttttcatgaaatattcaaaatatttgtggtcataaatacTATGTGatgtatgaggctaaaaattggaatgggtgatgagcaccataggtactacaaacacaccaagtttcgtcaaaatccgagaggtgaccctacaatttctcggtgatttgacatggaatcaCCCATTTGCTAATTAAAGTCTATGGCAAAGAAATATTATACGTACTTACCCAGGCTTTTGTGATACACACGAGTATGAAATATTgatatttgggaataattgtTAAGCTAGTGATGAAGACATTgattttaacccttaaagcctCATAAAACTTAAAACGCATGTACCACAACCGCATAAGCCACTATATTGGCTACTGATATTGATCGATCAGTAACTCGTATACAGAAGGTCACACAGAATTGAAATTAAGATTTTGGGAGTGCTGTCATCTCAAAGAATAAAATGGTGTTCAAGTTTTACCGATTCTGATTCTCCTCCACCAAGGTATGACAATTTAAACCCAGGGATGTAAATTCGTGTAATGTGTAAATGCTGTGGACTCTTGTCGTGTGGAAGGTGTTTCTGTCAATCTACAAATTCAAATGGTCCACTGTGGCACTGTTTAAGCAGTGTTGCTTTCAGCAAGTTCCACAAGATTAGTCATCTTTTTGTTATCTTCATAAGCGAAGCATTCAAGTGAGCTGATGGTGATTCTTGCCGACTGAGGACAGATTTTCAACTTAAACCAGACAAAGAAGACCGTGAAGCACAAGGAGAAACAGtactaactgttttattatttattaacacTTTCTGTTGTTACGAAAATGGTTTAGTTAAACACCATGCATTTTTCGTGCATTTTTTTATATTGCCACTACAATGGCTTATGcggctttaagggttaaaaaaTATAGCAGGCCCACATGCGGGCACAATTCCACtggttttaaaaaatatttctaTCATTCATTTTAAAAGGCAGtctactactctaatacaataatCACCAGCATTTGGTTCCTACACTAAGCACTTGTAGTTATGGCCAGCCAAAAATGCCTGTAGTTACCACACCTTTGTACAACtatggtacatatgtataagAGGTAATAATGCAAATGAAGTGTCAAAAACATTTTGGATTGGTCAAGATGGCTGCTTTAGCTACGTTAATATTTGATATGTACAATGATGGTTTTTGTATGTAACCATAAGTCAAACTAAAAACTAATATATCAATTACAGCGCAAGTTAGCCAGTGTTTTTTTGTAGATTTGTTTTAGATGATTCACTGAGGACTTTAATGTTATAATATTGTATGACTGCATGGTGTTGGAGTCTACTGAGTAAAAATAAACTTTTCtcattatgtatgtgtgaatgGAATATCATGGTACGTACATGGTATTTGTAAAATATACATTGTAGCATAGCCAGCAATAGTTTATTTTTAAGTGCACCATgatgcacacacatgtgcacactcaCACCTCCctccacacatacacacacacacacacatacacacacacacacacatacacacacacacacacacacacacacacacacacacatacacacacacacactgtacatacactgtacatacacacacttataTCTGTATGTAATGTTAAGTGCGTTTTACTTCATCACAGTGGTTGACTGGCTTGGTGAATTCATGAAGGTACATTACAGCAACATGAGACTCAAAAAACGTGGAGAGGAGAATGACTCCTGGCCACCTGTTAAGACCAAGTCCTACATTACATTAGCACTCATGTATCAAAAAGATTTACAAACAAGTGAAGATACAACACGGACTATTTTTTTACGTACAAAAGGAGATATTTCTAATATACCTAAAAAAGTCAATTCGCAACAGTTTACTGACATTTCACAATTGTTCAGCTGTAAATCTGGTAGTATTCCTAACTGTATCCTCATCGACGGTCATCCTGGAATAGGAAAGACAACATTTGTTAAAGAGATCTGCATTGAATGGGCTGAAGGAAAGCTGCTCACCTCTGATAAACTGGTCCTTCTCCTGTTGTTAAGAGATCCTAATGTACAGAGAATTACCAATACACAGCAACTAATACAACACTTTACAAAATCCACCAGTAAGGTAACACAACTACACAGTTATTTAGAAGACACACATCATTGATGGTTTCGATGAACTGACCTATGAGCTACGTAACGAATCCTTTTTTAAAGGTTTAATTGAAAAGGAAGTTTTGCTTAAGTCTAGGATAATAGTAACATCATGACCCTCTGCTTCAGTCTGTCTCCATAATGTTGTAGACAGAAGAGTTGAAATTCTTGGATTTGACCAATCCAGCCGAAAACAATATATTGTTGAAGCCCTGCAGAATTCTCCTTCTAAACTAGAGAATTTAAAGAAACATTTTCATCACTATCCAATGATTGATGCCATTTGTTATGTTCCTTTAATAATGTCCATTATTATATATCTTTGCATTTGTCAACCAGATAATTTGCCACCAACTGCTTCTAAAATGTATCAAAGTTTTATCTTGCACACGATCTGTTATTACCTGAAGAGAACAAGGAAGATTGCTGAGCAAACACACATAAGCAAAGTTGAACACTTACCACAGCCAGTCCAACAAGCTCTTCAACACCTTAGAAAACTTGCATTTGATGGTCTTATGAAAGATAGAATAGTGTTTACAATGGATGAAGTGTCTAACATGTGTAAAGAAGATCCATGCAACTTGTTATGGATTGTTACAATCTGTTCAATGTTGTTGTCCAGAAGAGATTGGCACCACAACAAAATCATTTAATTTTCTTCATTTGGGGATACAAGAATATTGTGCTACAAAATACGTTGCAACATTACCAGAGAATGAGGTGCATGCTTTCTTAGCCAAGTCATTCCTTATCAGTGATGATCATCTTGATAGTAAGTGTGCACGCCTCTCTAACATGTGGATCATATACTGTGGTATATCTAGTAATTGGTTACGACATTACATGGCTATAAGAGAGCCCCCCTCACCTTTTTCAAAATGCCAACTACACAATGCCTGGTTTTGTACTAGTCACTATAACGAAGAAATGAATGAGCCAATGACATCAGAAAAGATAAATGCTTCAGCTCAACGAAGATCTTCTTTTAACCAGGATACTTCCACTACTGTAATGATTTCACAAGACATTTTGACAGATCCGTTAAAAGTTTTGTACTTGTTCCAGTGCTTCCAGGAGGCTCAGGATAGAGCTTTATGTGATGTCTTGTCCGATTCATTTCATGATGATGAAGTTAAGATCAGTGGTAATGTACTTCCACACCAGTTAGCGTCCCTTGGATTTTTCTTATCAAGTTCTAACAGGAAATGGAAGCGACTAGCTTTAACAAAAAGTGTCATAAGAGATCATGGAATCCAACTGCTGCATCGCTACCTTTGTGGAGACTTAACAAATGAGCAAAAAATAGAAGTGATTGATCTTACTAGCAACTACCTTACTAGAACATCATCACCTCTCATTGGTGACATTATTGTTCACACACAGCCACACACAGTAATTTTAAATGATAACTGTATACATATTGTTAAAGACATCTCTGCTGCAATAGCTGCTGCAATAGCTGCTACAACCACAGTCAAAGTGTTGAACATGACTGATAATGGGCTCTGCACTTCACAAGAACTACCAGCAGTCCATGATATGATAAGCCGTTTGGAAGAACTTGACATCAGTGGTAATGAACTTGATGATGGTGCAGCAGTTGTGCTCTCAGAAGGAATTAAACTAACCACTACATTGAGATCTCTGGTGATCTGTCGAAATGAAATCAGTGCTGTGAGTGCCAAACTAATTGCAGACAGTTTGATGTACAACACCACTTTGGAGGTGCTAAATATGAGCCACAATAATATAGGTGAAGATGGTATTGTAACAGTTGCAAAATCCATTGCTGTTAACAATGTGCTAAAAGAACTACACATTCATGCAAATAGAATCAAAACTGTAGGAGCTACAGCAACTGCTAATTATTTAACAATAAACACTTCACTTGAAGTACTTCATATAGATGCAAATATTATTGGAGATGATGGTGCTGCATCAATTGCTAGAGCTATTGCATGGAACAAAACACTGAAGAAActgttcatcagtcataataaaatcACGTCGACAGGAGCTATTTCAATTGCAAGGAGTTTAGCGCAAAACACATCACTGGAAAAGCTGGATATAAGTGAAAATGACATACATAAAGATGGTGCTAAGCACTTGCTGAAGCAATTAGTAACAATAGCACATTGAAAGAACTAACTGTGTATAGTGACAATACAATAGATGTAGAGTCATACACGGAAATCCTAAGGAGTGCACACTTGAACAATTCTCTACATAAACTGTTCTTTCCTTTTGCTTTACGAGTTA comes from Dysidea avara chromosome 4, odDysAvar1.4, whole genome shotgun sequence and encodes:
- the LOC136253827 gene encoding leucine-rich repeat-containing protein 74B-like, whose product is MNEPMTSEKINASAQRRSSFNQDTSTTVMISQDILTDPLKVLYLFQCFQEAQDRALCDVLSDSFHDDEVKISGNVLPHQLASLGFFLSSSNRKWKRLALTKSVIRDHGIQLLHRYLCGDLTNEQKIEVIDLTSNYLTRTSSPLIGDIIVHTQPHTVILNDNCIHIVKDISAAIAAAIAATTTVKVLNMTDNGLCTSQELPAVHDMISRLEELDISGNELDDGAAVVLSEGIKLTTTLRSLVICRNEISAVSAKLIADSLMYNTTLEVLNMSHNNIGEDGIVTVAKSIAVNNVLKELHIHANRIKTVGATATANYLTINTSLEVLHIDANIIGDDGAASIARAIAWNKTLKKLFISHNKITSTGAISIARSLAQNTSLEKLDISENDIHKDGAKHLLKQLVTIAH
- the LOC136254885 gene encoding uncharacterized protein — encoded protein: MKVHYSNMRLKKRGEENDSWPPVKTKSYITLALMYQKDLQTSEDTTRTIFLRTKGDISNIPKKVNSQQFTDISQLFSCKSGSIPNCILIDGHPGIGKTTFVKEICIEWAEGKLLTSDKLVLLLLLRDPNVQRITNTQQLIQHFTKSTSKVTQLHSYLEDTHH